One window of Watersipora subatra chromosome 3, tzWatSuba1.1, whole genome shotgun sequence genomic DNA carries:
- the LOC137389913 gene encoding microtubule-associated protein futsch-like isoform X1 — protein sequence MASSWMDRLKEDLDNDDEWLSDEEEEFQREQEAKLQAAQKRALAETESLSDEDQTPEQYQQRFEQKFDKEDDWSDEDVGFQGRNAPLRKSMNRASYSADESSEEEIMITSAPQQHQEPGREEMDMMVKKNLAYVNSNDLDQMDIMTSDLDIPESQLKLPDGVGEFVQAGDESYDYEKTHDMEAKEDSDNEDHPEAVGSLEVVGNSVIVADVKEVPSYSENVDRYTEENSHIARLDSDDQAASRTELISALAEDLKESDQSDMTSKVETVGSGIIEEDVSPTNKHEEETKVDAATLEGLPNTADDSRDRPHFNEDYSTQVIRPNRKSGWRRQLSEKLNEWEDELPSPSRPSGDFAVGSEAITSFMSGDEVEEREVNPSTDAGHIPVEKTKTTEVEIREKVEDSMHDKIRDWKNRTAESVAGQVDEWQSLGNFNIPNPSHEAPQGRRRAHEDAVEDNMPAEKRRDLDAMQGAVDDNAVLVQSISYDGDAEGADEREDDKARADDSDDEMEGDGEGYISESSSQDTVRERSLHRQSLPINTGSLSDDESLESPAAEIPLPDTADESGYVEILGGEEPPDEWMNLGTRRERVSSSSSSSDGSGFQFVSAEVANQRQHDRQSAAEEQLQQLGGQRVSDVPRQRLSTPPLDLPVATHPPVEDIIQETAYSERQYSMPRDSEVKPVKSVKEKETVEYDRMPTEPMSPMSHSPGEVLTDDEEVTEVASHQRIEELAQPELAAAPVEEAPVQKPRRESPKSDDPPEVVHKDAVVGRDEQAPQPTTRKDSYDRVEKLRKEMRTASSSGQTQSFDVQMTRQGRTAERFTERMMSFEKSKAMREKKTLAPPGLSGKFSSVFSRFETDDGSRAKRPQRQDIRRSKSTGPPARRNRDRSVESPETVQPTRVNTESSQPRRSQVLTRSKSQSREGEKSRLPERRESVEERRPEPRAKRIERSKTFDTGIPNRSPSGRKVIERMAKFGDASDARKSHQETVTTRNSGNERYDMTADGLRPKSSQPHFDVDIQIRREPDESDYHKRRSARRDKVRAASEERREEYLNVWDTEVPVRDEKRKVISPKRLHVTSVSRTIRPSTAQDQTRDELPISSSSSEPKIRQKSPTLQHEEVSVTVRPQQAVTQSSAPRRSRDTQAAKVEQSRMRSSIALRPTDDIIQPKQTSRQNAEPQRKSRAPERDRPWKKADSLEDLRSGSLVAQCKGKFDTGHSHPYQFLPGENKAFSNRRNEPSYTRGGSERQETMSDAVRDLTDAYDQMEDAEDYDIGYSRESLEYTRKWIENNETTPDMRQSPDVIQPPGRDRVADPRRDDANYRRMQRGNIRDVPKHYIMPSRAAVEPASPEPSVVSERGRARSMEGNRSASTGRPKGRSRSVPRKKPAKAIADRASVFSNPSDEPPMTRPDIEEHIKAASSGRFMQGNPSSRRSASPRPVTQKERLANRRSMPPPTELIQQQRQPSGRQQREPTEEEQRSPRAASKGVAMMIELYNKNKARDSALADVDEQTLASVDDDMFRHSSMPTSPPVDQTPAAAQAWKAWRGQVDRSGLEQKIEHAYSRHTQPAGPPVKRESKPLVSGWQQRSVLEERLVHPVSASQSYSAQPAQHSPPRPAKSNVAMDAQRKGWSTSPPAPAIPHRGYSAEPEHSGVYNGGQPADNAFDSYKQQTLQRFRQEEQYATVQRASRPEPPRQLPVQAPNTFDQALLMQAPPPKPERLYNKAEPWEAYPPNEYLTTNQLQGYQQRPPAQQPNDMRVPARYADERPQYAGYPSDRPASQRDPRYRDHPPPPQQQRPHPVPQARYDDRGYPAQPMHQAYREPDYPPPPKQNYPTAQSYREPGHDSRPYGPGREPYHHGYGDQPDGYRPAVRKEVRYPHEQPPRGPIPDPRYGQSNGIRSPPPQQANPRYGAFDPRMETGGRPPRRTNSVPNIKQQVTSPSKPPAPLHPYNPRYHDQYIEERQRQQTNAQHESLPRSSKKDKSSKKNKEKSSLPEFIPIQYATGKQASKAAPQNGYSGHPKYVQNNNYPPGNNRYTHPSEQGYTHNGYPPSGHPYPSNGHPDYPPRHGYHPGAHHGYHHDDPYAQRTRPGVGVIYNPDLGVSDF from the exons GCAGTTGGATCGCTAGAAGTGGTTGGCAATTCTGTGATCGTAGCAGATGTCAAAGAAGTACCAAGTTATTCTGAGAATGTAGATAGATACACGGAGGAAAACAGTCATATAGCAAGACTAGACTCTGATGATCAAG CGGCCTCACGAACTGAGCTAATCTCTGCATTAGCAGAAGACCTCAAAGAGTCCGATCAGTCTGACATGACTAGCAAGGTAGAGACGGTTGGGTCGGGCATTATTGAAGAAGATGTCAGCCCTACCAATAAGCATGAAGAGGAGACCAAAGTAGATGCAGCGACTCTAGAAGGCCTG CCAAACACCGCTGATGACAGCAGAGATAGACCACATTTCAATGAAGATTACAGCACACAAGTGATCAGACCGAATCGCAAGTCAGGCTGGAGAAGACAACTTAGTGAGAAACTGAATGAATGGGAGGATGAGTTACCGAGTCCCAGTAGACCGAGTGGAGACTTTGCGGTAGGATCAGAAGCCATCACATCTTTTATGTCTGGAGATGAAGTAGAAGAGCGAGAGGTGAACCCTTCCACCGACGCCGGACACATACCCGTTGAAAAGACTAAGACTACAGAGGTGGAAATAAGAGAGAAAGTTGAAGATTCGATGCATGATAAAATAAGAGACTGGAAGAACAGGACTGCTGAGTCTGTTGCtg GACAAGTAGATGAGTGGCAGTCTCTTGGTAATTTTAACATTCCAAACCCGAGTCATGAAGCTCCACAAGGAAGAAGGAGAGCTCACGAGGACGCTGTAGAGGATAACATGCCAGCCGAGAAAAGGCGTGATTTGGACGCTATGCAAG GAGCTGTCGATGACAACGCTGTACTCGTACAGTCAATCTCTTATGATGGTGACGCAGAAGGTGCTGATGAACGAGAGGATGATAAGGCGAGGGCTGATGACAGCGATGACGAGATGGAGGGTGATGGCGAGGGGTATATAAGTGAGTCGAGCAGTCAGGACACTGTGAGAGAGAGGAGCTTGCATCGCCAATCGCTGCCTATAAATACAG GGTCGCTGAGTGATGACGAGAGTCTCGAATCACCTGCTGCCGAGATTCCTTTACCTGATACTGCTGACGAATCAGGCTATGTTGAAATATTAGGGGGTGAAGAGCCTCCAGATGAGTGGATGAATTTAGGAACTCGGAGAGAACGAGTCAGTTCGAGCTCGAGCTCATCTGACGGTTCTGGATTCCAATTTGTGTCTGCAGAAGTCGCCAATCAACGACAACATGACCGGCAGTCTGCGGCTGAAGAACAA CTGCAGCAGCTAGGTGGTCAGAGAGTCTCCGATGTACCGAGACAGAGATTGTCTACCCCACCTTTAGACTTACCTGTGGCCACTCACCCTCCGGTAGAGGACATCATTCAAGAAACCGCTTATAGTGAGCGGCAGTACAGCATGCCAAGAGATTCCGAAGTCAAACCTGTTAAAAGCGTTAAAGAGAAGGAAACCGTAGAATATGACCGGATGCCTACAGAACCCATGTCACCAATGTCTCATTCTCCAGGAGAAGTGCTCACCGATGATGAAGAG GTAACAGAAGTAGCCTCCCACCAACGAATAGAAGAGTTAGCTCAACCTGAACTCGCTGCTGCACCAGTTGAGGAGGCACCAGTACAG AAACCACGGAGAGAATCTCCCAAAAGCGACGACCCTCCAGAGGTTGTGCACAAAGACGCAGTAGTTGGTAGAGATGAACAAGCTCCACAACCGACAACGAGGAAAGACTCGTATGATAGAGTAGAGAAGTTGAGAAAAGAGATGCGTACAGCATCCTCGTCTGGTCAAACCCAATCATTCGATGTTCAAATGACAAG GCAAGGCAGGACAGCTGAACGGTTCACAGAAAGGATGATGTCATTTGAAAAATCCAAAGCCATGAGAGAGAAGAAAACTCTTGCCCCACCTGGTCTGTCTGGCAAATTTTCGTCAGTTTTTTCAAGATTTGAGACCGATGATGGGAGCAGAGCGAAAAGACCTCAGCGACAAGACATTCGACGTTCCAAAAGTACTGGTCCTCCGGCTCGTCGAAACCGAGATAGATCTGTAGAAAGTCCAGAGACTGTACAACCAACTAGAGTAAATACAGAATCTTCTCAGCCAAGGAGAAGTCAAGTATTAACAAGGTCAAAATCTCAATCTCGAGAAGGGGAGAAATCAAGGTTACCCGAAAGAAGGGAGTCGGTTGAAGAGCGCCGACCTGAACCTAGAGCAAAGAGAATTGAAAGATCAAAAACTTTTGATACAGGCATACCGAATCGGTCACCTAGTGGAAGAAAGGTCATAGAGAGAATGGCTAAATTTGGAGATGCATCAGACGCACGAAAATCGCATCAGGAAACAGTTACAACGAGAAATAGCGGTAACGAGAGATATGATATGACAGCTGACGGGTTGAGACCCAAATCTAGCCAGCCTCACTTTGATGTGGACATTCAGATTCGTCGAGAGCCAGATGAGAGCGACTACCATAAACGGAGAAGCGCAAGACGTGATAAGGTGAGGGCTGCCTCTGAGGAGAGGAGAGAAGAGTACCTCAATGTTTGGGACACAGAAGTACCCGTGAGGGATGAAAAACGGAAG GTGATTTCGCCTAAACGCCTGCACGTAACGTCTGTCAGTAGAACAATAAGGCCTTCAACTGCTCAAGATCAGACTCGTGATGAACTGCCAATCAGCAGTTCATCGTCTGAACCTAAAATACGACAAAAGTCACCAACCCTTCAACATGAG GAAGTTTCGGTAACTGTGCGACCGCAGCAGGCAGTTACACAGAGCTCAGCTCCTCGTCGATCCCGAGACACTCAGGCAGCGAAAGTAGAGCAATCGAGGATGCGTAGCAGCATCGCTTTACGACCTACTGATGATATCATTCAGCCTAAGCAGACGAGTCGACAGAATGCAGAGCCTCAGCGCAAATCTAGAGCACCTGAACGAGATCGACCCTGGAAAAAAGCTGATTCTCTTGAAGATCTCCGCAGTGGTTCACTTGTGGCACAGTGCAAAGGAAAGTTTGACACAGGGCACAGTCATCCATACCAGTTCTTGCCAGGAGAGAATAAGGCATTTAGCAACAGAAGAAATGAG CCATCTTACACTAGAGGAGGCAGCGAGAGGCAGGAGACAATGAGTGATGCAGTACGAGACCTCACCGATGCATATGATCAGATGGAGGATGCTGAGGACTATGACATTGGCTACAGTAGAGAAAGCCTTGAATACACAAGGAAGTGGATAGAGAACAATGAGACAACTCCCGATATGCGG CAGAGTCCTGATGTGATTCAGCCCCCTGGTAGAGACAGAGTTGCTGATCCTCGAAGAGACGATGCCAATTACAGGAGAATGCAGCGAGGCAATATAAGAGATGTACCTAAACATTACATTATGCCAAGCAGAGCAGCCGTAGAACCCGCTTCACCAGAGCCTTCCGTCGTCAGCGAGAGGGGACG TGCAAGGAGTATGGAAGGAAATAGATCAGCTTCAACAGGCAGACCCAAAGGTCGGTCAAGGTCAGTGCCACGAAAAAAACCTGCCAAGGCAATAGCTGACAGAGCAAGCGTATTTAGTAACCCTTCAGATGAGCCACCCATGACAAGGCCGGATATCGAGGAACACATAAAGGCAGCGAGCTCAGGTCGGTTCATGCAGGGCAACCCGAGTAGCAGACGATCCGCCTCTCCTCGTCCAGTCACTCAGAAG GAACGATTGGCCAACAGAAGGTCAATGCCACCTCCAACCGAGCTTATTCAGCAGCAACGGCAGCCTTCAGGGCGGCAGCAAAGAGAGCCTACAGAGGAGGAGCAGCGGTCTCCTCGCGCTGCCTCTAAAGGTGTAGCCATGATGATAGAATTGTACAACAAGAATAAAGCGCGTGACTCGGCTTTGGCCGATGTCGATGAACAGACTCTGGCCAGTGTCGATGACGACATGTTCAGGCACTCTAGCATGCCTACCTCTCCTCCAG TAGATCAAACGCCTGCAGCAGCACAGGCATGGAAAGCATGGAGAGGTCAAGTTGACAGGTCAGGGTTAGAGCAAAAAATAGAGCATGCCTACAGCAGGCATACGCAACCCGCTGGCCCTCCTGTTAAACGAGAAAGCAAG CCTTTGGTTAGTGGATGGCAGCAGCGGTCAGTGCTTGAGGAAAGATTAGTTCATCCTGTCAGCGCCTCTCAATCCTACAGCGCTCAGCCAGCTCAGCATTCTCCACCCAGACCAGCTAAATCAAATGTGGCTATGGATGCACAGAGGAAGGGATGGTCTACGTCGCCGCCCGCTCCTGCTATTCCACATAGAGG GTACAGCGCTGAACCGGAACACTCTGGAGTATACAATGGTGGCCAACCTGCTGACAACGCCTTTGACAGCTATAAGCAACAGACTTTGCAGAGGTTTAGACAAGAGGAGCAATACGCGACTGTGCAAAGAGCATCTAGACCTGAACCACCCCGACAACTTCCTGTACAAGCCCCCAACACTTTTGACCAGGCACTGCTCATGCAGGCTCCGCCTCCGAAACCAGAAAGGCTCTATAACAAAGCCGA GCCATGGGAAGCGTACCCACCAAATGAGTACCTAACAACAAACCAACTACAGGGATACCAGCAGAGGCCACCAGCTCAACAGCCAAACGATATGAGAGTTCCAGCTCGCTACGCGGATGAGAGACCGCAATATGCTGGTTACCCTTCAGATAGACCCGCTAGTCAAAGGGATCCTCGATACAGAGATCATCCACCCCCTCCTCAACAACAAAGACCTCATCCAGTTCCTCAGGCTAG ATATGATGACAGAGGTTACCCAGCTCAACCTATGCATCAAGCATATCGGGAGCCTGACTATCCGCCACCACCCAAACAGAATTATCCAACAGCACAGTCCTATAGAGAACCTGGCCATGACTCCAG ACCATACGGGCCTGGCAGAGAACCTTATCATCATGGATATGGTGACCAGCCTGATGGATACAGACCAGCTGTTAGGAAGGAAGTCAGATATCCTCATGAACAG CCACCAAGAGGACCTATACCTGACCCACGATATGGCCAGTCCAATGGCATTCGTAGTCCACCTCCTCAACAAGCTAATCCCAGATACGGTGCTTTCGATCCCAGAATGGAGACGGGAGGACGTCCTCCTCGCCGAACGAACTCCGTTCCCAATATTAAACAGCAAGTTACCTCTCCATCCAAGCCTCCTGCACCACTCCACCCATACAACCCTCGTTATCATGACCAGTACATAGAGGAGAGACAACGACAGCAAACTAACGCTCAGCATGAATCGCTTCCACGAAGTAGTAAGAAGGATAAATCTTCAAAAAAGAATAAAGAAAAATCAAGTCTTCCAGAGTTCATACCAATACAATACGCAACAGGCAAACAAGCCAGCAAGGCTGCACCCCAGAATGGATATAGCGGGCATCCCAAGTACGTACAGAATAACAATTACCCTCCCGGCAATAACCGATACACCCATCCCTCAGAACAGGGCTATACTCATAATGGCTACCCGCCCAGTGGTCATCCATATCCTAGCAATGGGCACCCGGACTACCCACCCAGACATGGTTATCATCCAGGGGCACATCACGGCTATCACCATGACGACCCATATGCTCAACGAACCAGGCCTGGTGTTGGTGTTATTTATAATCCAGATCTTGGGGTTTCCGATTTCTAA